ACTTAGTCTTTAAAAAGTTTCTCTTTATAGTGACAAACAGTGGATACATAGTCTTATGGATATTAAAGATGCTTAGACTAAATTATGATTTAGTGCCCAGTCATAAGCAGGATATTTATACTACTCTTTCTAAGGCTTGGGAaagtattgtttattttttactacatttattatttatttatttattacatatgtatTCAAGTGCATATACCTTGGCACATGTGTGGTGGTCCCAGGATGACTTGCCTACAATGTACATCCCAGGGAACAAATTCAAGTCAACTAGTAGCCAGTAGTTTTAGCATCTCATCAGCCCCTgtttaaatacaaatattatgtgtctttctgatcttttttGGTCCTTTATGAATAATTACAATTACAAGTTTGGTATAGAAATCCAtgagcggggctggagagatggctcagaggttaagagcgttgactgctcttccaaaggtcctgagttcagttcccagcaaccacatggtggctcacaaccatctgtaatgggttctggtgccctcttctggcctgtaggcatacaaacagacagaatattgtatacataataaataaataaataaataaataaatataaaaaaagaaatccatgagCTTCAGTTATACTTTCTAACACAAAACTAATTCAAATAAGATAGGGCATATTGATTTCTGATTTCATAAACTAATACTTAAACTCTCTTTGTTATGTCAAACTCattccacactagcccagaatggaatataacaaaggtttataAACTTTCAGAAAGAATAGTGATCCAAAGTCCTCTGCATGCACAGGGACCTGGAACTGAATCAAGCAGCCAAGGGGCCCAGGCATGCTTTTACATCTGCATTTACAGTACATGAGATCACTCAcgaagtgggccagtatcttaaaggttattagTTGAATGAGTTCCCAcagcattttccctttttgtctcatgtcaacagaatatttaaatgccatattctacagttctttgaagtggttgaagactatctatctatgaGGAATACAAtatctatgcatctaaagaacctgattagtctaactgtaAGTATagcaaacatggatgactattgacctacaattcttaatacctatgcagcttaaagactaaagcttcatattaaaatattaaacaatctttaaacaaatgtgtagcaaatgagaacaatgacctcaaaatgtaaacaatgtgtaagtaTCTTTATcataggtagaaatgtatagtgtaatgtgataaatatattctaaaattgcatcaatatacagaGTATCTTaagtagaattttaaatttttctaagtgACCCATGATGGCCACAACTTCTATCTAGTAAATGCATGTCCATCgaaaacctgaataggtgtcAATGGTgtagtgtacatattttagttttccaaattctacgaAGTGGAACACACCTATgagccagatttcattcctttgagtaccctttgggttacttcctgcatggagtggtgtttggttatataaagaacaagtaggacatctccttataatctctttagcttgttgccatgtaatagaaaactccttTTTCAATCCTTTGTTATTGACACGTTTTTGTATAAAGTTCTGAGTCCTTTAACACACTTCTAATCaataatcaatttctgcattaccttgtgctagagaacctggcatacatgtatggaattgaatgtgtgttatgtacatggaacaaagcctattcctgattatatcttgaacctgaataaaTACTAAAGTCAATTTTGTaacatctggtataaatttagcaGTTTTTATATGCAAAACAATTTGTTCTGCATGTtgatcagtaactatattgagagggtTTGTAAAATcctttagtaccatgagaatagcatataattcagCCTTTTGGGAAGAGCAGGCTTTGTTCAAGTTAAACTTTCTGATTTGTAGCGTgcctttcctaatttatttgTACTAGTATAGAATGTAGAGGCTTCAGCTATTGGTGGGGAATGATCAAATTAGCTTTCTTTATAAgattaattttattgcttttgggatagttgttattaatctttcccaaaaaattagcacaagctctttgccagagTTCATtgtcttctaatatttttttttaattttatcattagtAAAAGGTATTATAATCTTTGTTGGGTCTGTTTCTgttaattgatgaagtctcaattttctttttataattaatttagagatgtttctgttgttggaagctgctagtttgtttcccaactgcctggcagctcagacccaaaataaccactcagaaattattaattacaacactattagCTTAAGTATACTATTAACCTATTAACTATTAACCTATTAGcttaagtatattgctagcttcctcttatatcttaaattaaactgtgtattgccacatggctgcggcttaccagcaaaatttcgTCTAGTGTCTGTTTCTGATGgggttacatggcatctctttgactccaccttctttctcctggcatttagtttagctctgttctgccctcctataggctcaaagaagtttctttaatcattaactgtgggcccatatttcgatatggcacaaaagccattagcccggtccgagctgaccacgtagctctgcagacaagctgtctctgcccctaacaaaggccaggatgcctgctcctagcttcttttgttaagatgtggattacctgagaagagatgtttgactgaagctgatgacttaagagctcagatatttggtgcttctttcctctgtaatttggaaggatgtcttatagagatgctaattcagggcctacctgactgctagaggCGGATGTGATTTGGGCCcgaggcacttggctgcctaaggaatggtgtaatgtgttttcccccttccccgctcaatttggtgtgggtatataaaaggtttggacaataaacggaaaagctggccattttccatgatgacggtgtaagctgtgtcggttcttttcctcgcgactccgttccagccggtttgaggtattagggaatttatgttggaccctcacgggccacgacataATTGGCGCCCGATAACGTGGGGCTAACCAATGAACCCCAAGATTAGAGACAATTGGAGCTGACTACGGAACCCCGAGACGAAGGACGGAGGAAGAAGTACGAAAAGGAACGCGGTGCTGACGGCCGAACTTCATGACCCCGGAGAAGGGACAACACGAGAGAGACGGTGAATGCTGATCGCTGGATCCCAGAGGGAAAGCGGACAAAGCACGGAGGAGAACACCAGGCTGATCTGCGTTCcccaaaaagcaagaaagaagtgACCAGACGCGAGGAACCCGCGAGAAAAAAAAATCGGTGGATACGTGAGTAAAGTGCGCTTAGATAACTAAACGGGATTGTAATATCTGGAGTAAAAGCTGGTAATCAAGGAGAAAGCAATCTAATGGCCATGCAGTTAATTGAAGATATTTtaaaggacagaggagagagagtacAGCAGGATCAGATACAGGAATTTTTAGAATTCATAGATGAGATATGCCCTCGGTTTTCACAGCGTAGGACTGTAGACATAGCTGTATGGAGAGAAGTAGGAATGAGAATCCAACAACATTATTGTAATTATGGGCCAGAAAGCATCCCTGAGGATACGCCTTATTTTTGGATGCTGATACAGGAGAGGTTGGACTCAGATCCTGATCAACAGGAGGCAGTTCCATCCCCTCCACCGGAGGAGTTACTAGATACTCTTTCAGAACAGAGCAGTTACAATAGGCCGGAGACGAATGATTCAGGCCTTGAAAGGGAGTTCTCATCCCTCTCACTAGCGAACGGCAATGCTGAGAGGCAGGCACACGAGGACAGAgttcagagagaaataaaaggccTGAGAAGGATGGTAACCTCGCTATCACGCAGATTAGGAGCTATGCAGTCTCAGGATTCTTGTCAGAGGAATGATAGCCTTCCTACAGCGATGGTGGGTTTAGATCCACCCTCAGCTCAGAGTACACCGAAGGTAAAGCAGAGGCATAATGATAGCGGTGAATCGCCTCTACAAGCTTGTATCAGAGAAGCCGTTAACAGAGGCGAAGAGGTGCAAGGATTTCAATTGTTCCCAGTAATGGAGCAGAGAGATGCGCAAGGAAATCTGCTTAGAATACATACTCCTATATCATTTAAGttactcaaagaattaaaaactgcttGTGCTCAATACGGTGCCACGGCATCCTTTACCCAGACACTGGTGGAAAATATAGCTTTAGAAGCTCTGCCACCAGCGGATTGGAAGCAGATAGCCAAAGCTTGCCTGTCAGGAGGAGATTATCTATTGTGGAAAACTGAATTTACAGAACAGTGTCAGGCCACAGCTGAGAGAAACAGGACTCAGCAAATTCCTATTTCATATGAGATGCTGGCAGGTGAAGGACCCTATACGGCAGCAAATCAGCAGTTAGAATATGATATGGTAGCTTATGTCCAGATCAGTACAGCGGCCAAGAAGGCCTGGAATAAGCTTCCATCGTCAAAAGAGCAGACTGAGGAGTTGTCTAGCATAAGACAGGGACCAGATGAGTTATTTCAGGATTTTGTTTCCAGACTAACGCAGGCATCTAATAGGTTGATTGGAGACTCAGAAGCAGCACAGATAATAATTAAGCAGTTAGCATTTGAGAACGCCAATGCTATATGCAAGGCGGCTATAAGGCCTTTTAAGAAACAGAGTAATGTTGCAGACTATATCCGAATCTGCTCGGATATTGGCCAATCATATACACAAGGAATGGCATTAGCAGCTGCTTTACAAGGAAAGACAATTAATGATGTCTTATCCCAGCAGGGAGACCTAGCCCCAGGAAAAGCACCAGCTACAGGAATGCCTGGAGGCTGTTTTGGATGTGGTTTTATGGGACATCAGATCAGACGATGTCCTGAAAGGAGAGCAAGCCCTAGAACTAGGAGAGAACCAGGATTGTGTAGAAGATGCAGAAGAGGAAAGCATTGGTCGAGCGAGTGTAGATCAAAAAGAGATGATCTCGGAAATCCCCTTTCGGGAAACGGATTCAGGGGCCAGCCTCAGGCCCCGCGACAAATTTATGGGGCAATCCAGCAATCTGCACACCAACAAGGAGATATATACAGGACCTTTTCAGAGCCACACCAGGGAGTGCAGGGCTTGACCTCAGTTCAGCCGTTTACACGGTTATAACGCCTGAGATGGGGATGCAAGCTCTCCCCACAGGGATCTATGGGCCTTTACCAAAAGGTACTGTAGGATTACTGCTAGGAAGAAGTAGCTCAACTATGCAAGGGATATTAGTGGCTCCTGGAGTCATAGATGCTGACTTTGAGGGAGAGATCAAGATGATGGTTCATTCACCTAAGGGAGTTTCTGTAGTAAAGTCAGGTCAGAGGCTTGCACAATTAATCTTACTTCCAGCTGTGCAAACCAATAATCagagtaaaaaggaaaagagaggagaagatggaTTTGGTTCGTCTGATGCATTTTGGGTACAGACCataggtcctcagagaccagaactcactttatttataaatggaaaaagattttctggcctcctggacACTGGTGCGGATACTTCCGTCATAACCGCCAGTCAGTGGCCTTCTAAGTGGCCAAAAACAGAGACTATAACACAGTTACAGGGAATTGGTCAGACTAGAAATCCTGAGCAAAGTAGCAATGAACTGCAttggaaagatgaggaaggacatgaaggaacTTTTAAGCCGTATATTATtccccatttacctgtgaacttaTGGGGCAGAGATATCATGTCCAGAATGGGAGTATATTTATATTCTCCCAGCACGGCTGTTACTAATCAGATGTTTCAACAAGGAATGTTACCTAATCAAGGTCTAGGAAGAGAGAATAAGGGAAAGATTGATCCTGTCGTATCAGACAGTAGACCTTCTAGAGCAGGATTAGGAtatttttaggagaggtcactgaaAGGCCTGCACTCCATGCAGACCCTATAATATGGAAAAGTGATGACCCTGTATGGGTGAGTCAGTGGcctctaacacaagaaaaattgcaAGCTGCCCAGCGGTtagtgcaggaacagctggatagtggacatatttcaccatctaattctccatggaactctccaatttttgttattaaaaagaaatcgggaaagtggagattaattcaggatttaagagaggttAATGCAACCATGCAGCCAATGGGAGCATTGCAACCAGGATTGCCTTCCCCGGCAGCCATTCCAAAAGGCACACATAAGATTATCTTAgacttgaaagattgtttttatacAATTCCTTTAGCGCCACAAGACTGTCAAAGATTTGCTTTTAGCATTCCTTCAGTTAATTTCAAAGAGCCAATGAGGAGGTATCAATGGAATGTCTtaccccagggtatgttaaatagtgCTACATTATGCCAAAAATTCGTAGCCCAAGCTATACAGGAAGTTAGAAATCAATTTCCGCAGGTGTACGCAATTCATTACACAGACGACATCTTGTTGGCTCATAGAAATGAAGATACTTTAATAGAGACATATGGATTATTACAGCAGTGTCTAAGCAAAGCAGGTTTGGTTATCGCTCCTGAGAAAGTACAGAGGCACCCGCCTTTTCAATATCTAGGTCATATGTTATACCCCAAAGAAATTAAGCCTCAAAAGATAGAAATCAGGAAGGAtgacttaaagactcttaatgactttcaaaggctATTAGGAAATATACAATGGCTAAGACCTTATTTGAGGTTTCCTACAGGAGACCTTGAGCCTTTAAGTGAGATACTTAAAGGAGACAGTGATCCAAATTCTAGCAGGCAGCTTTcagaagctgccagacagacTCTCTCACAGATAGAGAAGGCTATACAGGAACAGCAGGTGTGCTATATTGATTACAGCAAGACATGGCAAGCGTGTATTTTACCTACAAGGCTGACTCCTACAGCAGTCTTATGGCAGAACGGACCACTCTTATGGATGCATCTGCCTGTGTCACCAGCAAAAGTATTAAatccttattttgaagcagtagcaTGCTTAGCACAGAAGAGCAGAATGGAATCTAGAAAATACTTTGGCAAGGAACCAGCTGTAATCAATGTTCCTTACACTAAGCAGCAAATTGaatggttatttcaaaatagtgactCATGGGCAATTGCGTTTGCTCAATTTCAAGGtcagattaataatcttttcccagctgacCAGTTACTACAGTTTGCGCaacagcattcattcatttttcctaaaatagtAGCAAAGaatcccttaaaggatgcttTGTTGATTTTTACTGATGGCTCATCTAATGGAAAAGCTGCTTATGTTGTCAATGGCAAAGGACATGTGGTACAGACAGAACCAGCTTCAGCTCAAATAGTTGAACTGCGGGCTGTAGCTCTGGTATTTAAGAATTTTGATAATAAGGCCTTTAATTTATATACTGATAGCCGGTATATTTATGAAGCATTAAGAATCCTCGAAACAGTGTCATATATAGCAACTAGCAATGAACaagttaaaatattgtttcagCAGATTCAGAATGCCATACAATGTAGAAAGTTACCATGTTTTGTGGGACATATCAGAGCACATTCAAGTCTTCCTGGTCCGTTAGCTGAAGGTAATGCTCTAGCTGACGAACTTACAAAAGTAATTGCTGTATCTCAAGTTGAACTTGCACAGCAGTCACATGCTTTGCATCATCAAAACAGcttaagtttaagaaaacagtttaagCTGACCAGAGAAGCTGCTCGACAAATTGTTAAACAATGTGAAAGATGCCCACAATATCTACCTGTGCCTCATTTGGGAGTAAATCCTCGAGGGCTCCTTCCAAATCAtatatggcaaatggatgtaactcacatt
Above is a window of Microtus pennsylvanicus isolate mMicPen1 chromosome 6, mMicPen1.hap1, whole genome shotgun sequence DNA encoding:
- the LOC142853059 gene encoding LOW QUALITY PROTEIN: uncharacterized protein LOC142853059 (The sequence of the model RefSeq protein was modified relative to this genomic sequence to represent the inferred CDS: inserted 1 base in 1 codon); this encodes MQLIEDILKDRGERVQQDQIQEFLEFIDEICPRFSQRRTVDIAVWREVGMRIQQHYCNYGPESIPEDTPYFWMLIQERLDSDPDQQEAVPSPPPEELLDTLSEQSSYNRPETNDSGLEREFSSLSLANGNAERQAHEDRVQREIKGLRRMVTSLSRRLGAMQSQDSCQRNDSLPTAMVGLDPPSAQSTPKVKQRHNDSGESPLQACIREAVNRGEEVQGFQLFPVMEQRDAQGNLLRIHTPISFKLLKELKTACAQYGATASFTQTLVENIALEALPPADWKQIAKACLSGGDYLLWKTEFTEQCQATAERNRTQQIPISYEMLAGEGPYTAANQQLEYDMVAYVQISTAAKKAWNKLPSSKEQTEELSSIRQGPDELFQDFVSRLTQASNRLIGDSEAAQIIIKQLAFENANAICKAAIRPFKKQSNVADYIRICSDIGQSYTQGMALAAALQGKTINDVLSQQGDLAPGKAPATGMPGGCFGCGFMGHQIRRCPERRGPASGPATNLWGNPAICTPTRRYIQDLFRATPGSAGLDLSSAVYTVITPEMGMQALPTGIYGPLPKGTVGLLLGRSSSTMQGILVAPGVIDADFEGEIKMMVHSPKGVSVVKSGQRLAQLILLPAVQTNNQSKKEKRGEDGFGSSDAFWVQTIGPQRPELTLFINGKRFSGLLDTGADTSVITASQWPSKWPKTETITQLQGIGQTRNPEQSSNELHWKDEEGHEGTFKPYIIPHLPVNLWGRDIMSRMGVYLYSPSTAVTNQMFQQGMLPNQGLGRENKGKIDPVVSDSRPSRAGLGXFLGEVTERPALHADPIIWKSDDPVWVSQWPLTQEKLQAAQRLVQEQLDSGHISPSNSPWNSPIFVIKKKSGKWRLIQDLREVNATMQPMGALQPGLPSPAAIPKGTHKIILDLKDCFYTIPLAPQDCQRFAFSIPSVNFKEPMRRYQWNVLPQGMLNSATLCQKFVAQAIQEVRNQFPQVYAIHYTDDILLAHRNEDTLIETYGLLQQCLSKAGLVIAPEKVQRHPPFQYLGHMLYPKEIKPQKIEIRKDDLKTLNDFQRLLGNIQWLRPYLRFPTGDLEPLSEILKGDSDPNSSRQLSEAARQTLSQIEKAIQEQQVCYIDYSKTWQACILPTRLTPTAVLWQNGPLLWMHLPVSPAKVLNPYFEAVACLAQKSRMESRKYFGKEPAVINVPYTKQQIEWLFQNSDSWAIAFAQFQGQINNLFPADQLLQFAQQHSFIFPKIVAKNPLKDALLIFTDGSSNGKAAYVVNGKGHVVQTEPASAQIVELRAVALVFKNFDNKAFNLYTDSRYIYEALRILETVSYIATSNEQVKILFQQIQNAIQCRKLPCFVGHIRAHSSLPGPLAEGNALADELTKVIAVSQVELAQQSHALHHQNSLSLRKQFKLTREAARQIVKQCERCPQYLPVPHLGVNPRGLLPNHIWQMDVTHITEFGKLRYVHVTIDTYSGFIMATAQTGEASKHVITHCLKCFSCMGTPKVIKTDNGSGYVNKAFQRFCTQWNIVHKTGIPYNPQGQGIVERAHSSLKTQLQKIKTGELYPQTPHNALNHALFTLNFLNTDVHELSAADRLWHNGTKTTFAKAKWKDPCNGTWKGPDPILIWGRGHVCVFSQDENQARWLPERLIRCIQQKDNGPKDSVADNRAAEGTEGNQLQEESCNPAHREEPDPDLQLTALQRDFAQRDPAETS